The following proteins are co-located in the Pedobacter sp. FW305-3-2-15-E-R2A2 genome:
- a CDS encoding SRPBCC family protein: MEIKKTPHVEAQMLIRKPAAIVFNAFIDPEITKNFWFTKGSAKLETGKSVTWEWEMYGVSSTVFVREIVADRKISVDWDQYSTIVDFEFEPMGDEATYVKITQYGFQTTGDELLTEISGASGGFTTVVDGLKAYLEHGINLNLIADKFPKGVK; the protein is encoded by the coding sequence ATGGAAATCAAAAAAACACCTCATGTAGAGGCCCAGATGCTTATCAGAAAACCTGCGGCAATAGTTTTTAATGCGTTTATTGACCCGGAAATCACGAAAAACTTTTGGTTTACCAAGGGAAGTGCTAAACTTGAAACCGGAAAAAGTGTGACCTGGGAATGGGAAATGTACGGTGTTTCCAGCACCGTGTTTGTGAGAGAAATCGTTGCAGATAGAAAAATCTCGGTAGACTGGGACCAGTACTCCACGATTGTCGACTTTGAGTTCGAGCCAATGGGCGATGAGGCTACCTATGTAAAAATTACCCAATATGGCTTCCAGACCACAGGGGATGAATTGTTAACAGAGATCAGTGGGGCAAGCGGAGGTTTCACCACCGTCGTAGATGGACTTAAAGCCTATCTCGAACATGGAATCAACCTGAACTTAATTGCCGATAAATTTCCAAAAGGCGTTAAATAA
- a CDS encoding response regulator transcription factor has product MKVLIVEDEKTLAHEMEAFLIKAYYLCDIAYAFNDALKKIALNTYDYILIDLSLPDGNGLDLLKQTKKDNPDTIYIIITARTNLKDRVSGLDLGADDYLAKPFYLLELQSRMQAIARRRFNISQELLAIGKFNIDLQKRLVIFEEAEIGLSRKEFDLFSYLLLHKNRVLTRAQLSEHIWGTFVNDDYDSNYIDAHIKNIRKKLNQWADTEWLETVRGVGYRIRK; this is encoded by the coding sequence ATGAAAGTTTTAATTGTCGAAGATGAGAAAACCCTGGCCCATGAAATGGAGGCTTTTCTGATCAAGGCCTATTATCTTTGTGATATCGCCTACGCTTTCAACGATGCGCTCAAGAAGATAGCGCTGAATACCTACGATTATATCCTGATAGACCTCAGCCTACCCGATGGAAACGGACTTGACCTGCTTAAACAAACCAAAAAAGACAATCCTGATACGATTTATATCATTATCACCGCAAGGACCAATCTCAAAGACCGGGTTTCGGGACTCGATCTGGGTGCCGACGATTACCTGGCAAAACCTTTCTATCTCTTAGAGTTGCAATCCAGAATGCAAGCCATCGCCCGCCGGAGATTCAACATCAGCCAGGAACTCTTGGCTATAGGGAAGTTTAATATTGACCTGCAAAAAAGGCTGGTCATTTTTGAGGAAGCCGAAATCGGACTTTCACGCAAGGAATTCGACCTTTTCAGTTACCTCCTGCTCCATAAAAACAGGGTGCTTACCCGGGCACAACTGAGCGAACACATTTGGGGAACTTTTGTTAATGATGATTATGACTCGAATTATATCGATGCACATATCAAAAATATCAGAAAAAAACTCAACCAATGGGCAGATACCGAATGGCTGGAGACGGTACGCGGTGTAGGTTACCGAATTAGAAAATAA
- a CDS encoding quinol oxidase subunit 4, with protein MKKQTKMKRTYLILAACAIMLSTACTTYRTAGNSGKVPPGQAKKGSGSKSAKPFAPGQQKKN; from the coding sequence ATGAAGAAACAAACAAAGATGAAAAGAACTTATTTGATACTTGCAGCCTGTGCAATCATGCTCAGCACTGCTTGCACTACTTATCGCACTGCAGGCAATAGTGGTAAAGTGCCACCAGGCCAGGCAAAAAAAGGAAGCGGATCTAAATCAGCGAAACCTTTTGCTCCAGGGCAACAGAAAAAAAATTAG
- a CDS encoding polymer-forming cytoskeletal protein, giving the protein MYFFSLVPIGEVINRYPFLKQYEGFNLYDDWNEEDYFLLATGDVQISGHFYLDVFEEEIKKWLYKTLTAKPRNVEARIEGILIDGNLHCEGCVINKEGDYGPFVYVSGNVTCQSMLLGGAYVIVNGNVSATEVVMTDYNHGHFACEGTVYAPVFIANDHNTYVKQSINELFYYNDRAADHPEENNCYEDEATEESFFSRELARHLDNPLSQTFEELLMDLENGEFVLKGQTGTLKDAAYWKKKTIQNYRNLKRVPAVYKTEDLCLQVLQKSFYALPFVPEEYITAALCKELVVKDGFAIRAIPERWISPELCMQAALAGTMLQFIPAQFISEEIIITVFSNSRTQPDINEVPAAFITEDLLVRYVMLGKGLWLDKACTENGLSKIGVIKKVIDAGISHIDTIFANHCSREAFDYAQLLYNKPAYQSEWDKYMNTYRNKLGRIGVVV; this is encoded by the coding sequence ATGTATTTTTTTAGCTTAGTTCCGATTGGAGAGGTCATCAACAGATACCCATTTCTAAAACAGTATGAAGGGTTTAATTTGTATGATGACTGGAATGAGGAGGATTATTTTTTATTGGCAACCGGCGATGTGCAGATCTCCGGACACTTTTACCTGGATGTGTTTGAGGAGGAGATAAAGAAATGGCTCTATAAAACATTAACAGCTAAACCGCGGAATGTGGAGGCCAGAATAGAAGGCATTCTGATCGACGGAAATCTCCATTGCGAGGGTTGCGTAATCAATAAAGAGGGTGATTATGGTCCCTTTGTATATGTGAGCGGAAATGTAACCTGTCAAAGCATGTTACTTGGGGGTGCTTATGTGATTGTGAATGGAAATGTAAGCGCAACGGAAGTGGTTATGACGGATTACAATCATGGGCATTTTGCATGTGAGGGAACCGTTTATGCACCTGTATTTATTGCAAATGATCACAATACCTATGTAAAGCAATCTATAAATGAGCTGTTTTATTATAACGACAGGGCAGCTGACCACCCTGAAGAAAATAATTGTTATGAAGATGAGGCGACTGAAGAATCGTTTTTCTCCAGGGAACTGGCCCGGCATTTAGACAATCCGCTCAGCCAGACTTTCGAAGAATTGCTGATGGATCTGGAGAACGGAGAATTTGTATTAAAGGGGCAGACAGGAACACTTAAAGACGCTGCGTACTGGAAAAAAAAGACCATACAAAACTACCGCAATCTAAAGCGTGTTCCAGCTGTATATAAAACCGAAGATTTGTGTCTGCAGGTTTTACAAAAGAGCTTCTATGCATTGCCTTTTGTGCCTGAAGAATATATTACAGCAGCCCTTTGCAAGGAATTGGTGGTGAAAGATGGTTTTGCGATCAGAGCAATACCGGAAAGATGGATCAGTCCGGAGCTTTGTATGCAGGCTGCATTAGCGGGAACAATGCTGCAGTTTATTCCTGCTCAGTTTATCAGTGAAGAAATCATTATTACTGTCTTTTCCAACAGTCGCACACAACCGGATATTAATGAGGTGCCGGCAGCTTTTATAACGGAAGATTTGCTGGTACGGTATGTCATGTTGGGGAAAGGTTTGTGGCTGGATAAAGCCTGTACAGAAAATGGTCTCAGTAAAATTGGCGTGATCAAAAAAGTGATCGATGCGGGCATCAGCCATATAGATACCATCTTCGCAAATCATTGTAGCCGGGAAGCATTTGACTATGCTCAGTTGTTGTATAATAAGCCGGCATATCAGTCGGAATGGGATAAATATATGAATACTTACAGGAATAAGCTGGGAAGAATAGGCGTCGTGGTGTAA
- a CDS encoding M57 family metalloprotease has product MKKNNLLALTLIGALTVSLFACTKKDTVETTSNEEISKTTLSKITSLGFSIDGARKVDGGYLVEGDILLTDDNLSNTSKGANLSIAETEQYRTTNLVTGLPRVITVSVTNLPQVYSDAVDLMITRYNAQGLKLTFQRATTGTTGNIDVFGFNEGPSGGYITLGSAGFPTAAGQPFNQVKMNTNVNAYGTNPNLLYLTSVLQHEVGHCIGFRHTDYMNRAYSCGGRRSNEGTAGVGAVQIPGTPSKADAESFMLACSNGGDRTFNANDLIALNYLYK; this is encoded by the coding sequence ATGAAAAAAAACAACCTGCTGGCGCTGACCTTAATCGGCGCGCTTACTGTATCTCTGTTCGCCTGTACGAAAAAAGATACGGTAGAAACGACAAGCAATGAAGAAATTTCCAAAACCACTTTATCAAAAATCACTTCCTTAGGCTTCAGTATTGATGGCGCAAGAAAGGTAGATGGCGGCTATTTAGTGGAAGGAGATATTCTTTTAACTGATGATAACCTCTCAAATACATCAAAAGGTGCCAATTTAAGCATTGCTGAAACAGAGCAGTACAGAACTACCAATTTAGTAACCGGTCTTCCGAGAGTAATTACCGTTTCGGTGACCAATCTACCACAGGTTTATAGCGATGCTGTTGACCTGATGATTACCAGGTACAATGCACAGGGGTTGAAACTGACTTTCCAGAGAGCAACTACCGGAACCACTGGAAACATTGATGTTTTCGGTTTTAACGAAGGACCTAGCGGAGGCTATATTACTTTAGGCTCAGCGGGTTTCCCTACTGCTGCAGGACAACCCTTCAACCAGGTTAAAATGAATACCAACGTAAATGCTTATGGTACGAATCCAAACCTTCTGTATCTAACTTCGGTATTGCAACATGAAGTAGGCCATTGTATTGGCTTCCGTCATACGGATTACATGAACCGCGCTTATAGCTGTGGAGGAAGAAGGTCTAATGAAGGTACTGCTGGTGTTGGTGCTGTTCAAATTCCGGGTACTCCATCTAAAGCAGATGCAGAATCATTTATGCTAGCTTGCTCTAACGGAGGTGACAGAACGTTTAATGCAAACGATCTTATTGCCCTAAACTACCTTTACAAATAA
- a CDS encoding tyrosinase family protein, with product MTTPKLKTRRSLIDLQIDYTNGVKEPLENLMRAWKGIKELDYTDDNSFFKIGGYHGEPFRGGGWGNASYWGGYCNHGNILFPTWHRVYLLRLEQALQSIPGCEDVVLPYWDETDESSILYGIPSCLTDESFILDDKTIDNPLRSFIFPRNITDNISPDPQADYSKPKDYETKRYPLSGLMGPNDIAATLAHNALFPKCEDNVKILNNNIKDWLNSHIVVDKVTIPTNLVQKFKDCLDAPNYTVFSNTSSAAQWNEDRQTIDPATGKPITNDPNFKAVVPLESPHNSIHLAVGGCDIPVYNQSPIPGANGDMGENDTAAFDPIFYFHHCNIDRVFWLWQKKNGATDELEIIPEYPGTNTIDNQGPTPGFAPNTWLTLDSPLEPFKKNETDYYNSKDCINIETQLGYTYSQGSMDDHATLFMAKKQEPFPSKIIKVSKINKAPIRGSFTVSAFMNVNGEKLHLGTEAILSRWNSQFCANCQTHLEVKAFFKLPVIENKLFSALNENPYEHVEIEIHGRDGFINGTNKTKLLNALEKPVTGFHLEII from the coding sequence ATGACAACTCCAAAATTAAAAACCAGACGTTCTTTGATTGACCTTCAAATAGATTATACAAACGGGGTTAAAGAACCCCTGGAAAACCTGATGAGAGCCTGGAAAGGCATCAAAGAACTCGATTATACCGATGACAATTCCTTTTTTAAGATCGGTGGATACCACGGGGAGCCATTCAGAGGTGGTGGCTGGGGCAACGCCAGTTACTGGGGTGGCTACTGTAACCACGGAAACATATTGTTTCCAACCTGGCACCGTGTTTACCTGCTTAGATTGGAACAAGCTTTACAAAGTATCCCGGGTTGTGAGGATGTAGTTTTGCCTTATTGGGATGAAACCGATGAAAGCAGCATTCTCTACGGGATTCCGTCCTGCTTAACCGATGAAAGTTTTATTCTTGACGACAAAACAATCGATAATCCTTTACGCTCTTTTATCTTTCCAAGGAACATTACCGACAACATCAGTCCGGATCCCCAGGCGGATTATTCCAAACCGAAAGACTACGAAACCAAACGTTATCCATTATCTGGTCTGATGGGACCAAATGATATTGCAGCAACGCTTGCACACAATGCGCTGTTCCCTAAATGTGAAGACAATGTTAAAATACTCAATAACAACATAAAAGACTGGCTAAATTCTCATATTGTAGTGGACAAAGTGACCATTCCAACCAATCTGGTTCAGAAGTTCAAAGATTGCCTGGACGCACCCAATTATACCGTCTTCTCGAATACCAGCTCCGCTGCCCAATGGAATGAGGACCGCCAAACGATTGATCCTGCAACCGGCAAACCAATCACTAACGATCCTAACTTTAAGGCCGTTGTTCCCCTGGAATCGCCACATAACAGCATCCATCTCGCTGTTGGAGGTTGTGATATCCCGGTTTATAACCAATCGCCCATTCCAGGAGCAAATGGGGATATGGGCGAAAACGATACTGCAGCATTCGATCCGATCTTTTATTTTCACCATTGTAATATTGACCGGGTGTTCTGGTTGTGGCAGAAAAAAAATGGCGCTACAGATGAACTGGAGATCATCCCCGAATACCCTGGAACAAACACCATTGACAATCAAGGGCCCACACCTGGATTTGCGCCAAATACCTGGTTAACACTGGACAGTCCGCTGGAGCCTTTTAAAAAGAATGAAACAGACTATTACAACTCCAAAGATTGCATCAATATTGAAACACAATTAGGCTATACCTATAGTCAGGGTTCCATGGATGACCATGCGACGCTCTTTATGGCGAAAAAACAAGAGCCTTTCCCCAGCAAAATTATCAAAGTCAGCAAAATCAATAAAGCGCCGATCAGAGGTTCTTTTACCGTATCCGCATTCATGAATGTGAACGGAGAAAAGCTTCATCTGGGAACAGAAGCCATACTGAGCCGATGGAATTCACAATTCTGTGCCAATTGCCAGACGCACCTGGAAGTAAAAGCATTCTTTAAACTTCCGGTAATAGAAAACAAACTTTTTTCAGCGCTGAATGAGAACCCTTACGAACATGTAGAAATTGAAATACATGGAAGGGATGGATTCATCAACGGCACCAATAAAACCAAGCTATTAAATGCACTGGAAAAGCCGGTTACCGGATTCCACCTGGAAATTATTTAA
- a CDS encoding SRPBCC domain-containing protein codes for MKKQEFKILIDAPREKVWDVIIGKDTYPQWTAPFAEGSNVETDWKKGSRALFVNGEGDGMVSEIAENIPHEFLSIRHLGMINKGVEDLDSEEIKKWSGSMEDYRLRDVDGKTEWKVEMDTAADWEDYMGKTWPLALQKAKELAEKS; via the coding sequence ATGAAAAAGCAGGAATTTAAAATTTTGATTGATGCCCCACGCGAAAAAGTATGGGATGTGATTATTGGAAAGGATACTTATCCTCAATGGACTGCTCCTTTTGCGGAAGGATCTAACGTGGAAACAGATTGGAAGAAAGGAAGCCGGGCACTGTTTGTAAATGGAGAGGGCGATGGTATGGTCTCTGAGATTGCAGAAAATATCCCTCATGAGTTTCTATCCATCCGGCATTTGGGAATGATCAATAAAGGAGTGGAGGATCTGGATAGTGAAGAAATTAAAAAGTGGTCTGGCTCTATGGAGGATTACAGACTCCGTGATGTAGATGGTAAGACCGAATGGAAGGTAGAAATGGATACCGCCGCGGACTGGGAAGACTATATGGGTAAAACCTGGCCATTGGCGCTTCAGAAAGCAAAAGAACTGGCCGAAAAATCCTGA
- a CDS encoding helix-turn-helix domain-containing protein — protein sequence MLGISLFCYNISLLVYFLWFENGYIVDHPHSLRSMSPLMYLNAPFFYFYIRNSLKNINGLKKTDYLHFIPAFVHLLDLIPFYLLSFEEKQEIAKMIFLNKNLLYYVGSGLIPISFHYLFRLALQLIYFCYCVYLVRKLRPQLMALMNKEKLGNWLFISLVLMGGVAISNFFYMIACYFGENQHQLSGAKLIFSSIGTLGILCLNLYINFNPERVYGYFNKDADREIGEGVPVVKTSSVENPVMVEIKDTDLLLEKIRYALHEEQVFLNKGITIVDFAKKIDVSPKLLSTLINRKFETNFNELINNYRVDYAKDLLEKNILERYSIEGLANMAGFNSRITFFNVFKKKEGVSPSEYLKRSLTA from the coding sequence ATGCTCGGCATCTCGCTCTTTTGCTACAACATCTCTCTGCTGGTTTATTTTTTATGGTTTGAGAACGGGTATATCGTTGATCATCCGCATTCGCTTCGCAGCATGAGCCCTTTGATGTATTTAAATGCACCATTTTTTTACTTTTACATCAGGAATTCCCTGAAGAATATAAATGGGCTTAAAAAGACCGATTATCTGCATTTTATTCCGGCATTCGTTCACCTTCTGGATTTAATCCCTTTTTATTTACTGTCTTTTGAGGAGAAACAGGAGATTGCTAAAATGATCTTTTTGAACAAGAATTTATTGTACTATGTAGGCTCCGGACTGATTCCAATCTCCTTTCATTACCTCTTCCGACTTGCATTACAATTGATTTACTTCTGTTACTGTGTGTACCTGGTGAGAAAGCTGCGGCCTCAGCTGATGGCCCTGATGAATAAAGAAAAACTGGGGAACTGGCTGTTTATTTCCCTCGTTTTAATGGGCGGGGTGGCCATCAGCAACTTCTTTTACATGATTGCCTGTTATTTTGGCGAAAATCAGCATCAGCTCTCCGGGGCAAAACTTATTTTTTCGAGTATAGGGACTTTGGGCATCCTTTGCCTTAACCTGTATATCAATTTCAATCCGGAACGGGTTTATGGATACTTTAATAAAGACGCAGATAGAGAAATAGGCGAAGGAGTACCTGTCGTCAAAACAAGTTCAGTGGAGAATCCGGTAATGGTCGAGATTAAAGACACTGATCTTTTATTGGAAAAAATCAGGTATGCTTTGCATGAAGAACAGGTTTTTTTAAATAAGGGAATCACCATCGTTGATTTTGCGAAAAAGATCGATGTTTCTCCTAAGCTCCTGTCTACCCTTATTAACCGGAAATTCGAAACGAATTTTAATGAGTTGATCAATAATTACCGTGTTGACTATGCAAAAGACCTGCTGGAAAAAAATATTTTGGAACGTTATTCCATTGAAGGCTTAGCGAATATGGCAGGATTTAACTCCAGGATAACATTTTTCAATGTGTTTAAGAAGAAAGAAGGGGTTAGTCCAAGTGAATACCTGAAAAGGTCTTTAACTGCTTAA
- a CDS encoding HAMP domain-containing sensor histidine kinase — translation MKLSTKLTLFITGSKLAIVLLFILLLPFLVRQIASEYTNYTLHQQRKKVLSIVKKNGLDYYFQGDDNYGSYTMLKEEFIAIIPVADSMNINTIKDSQRLLERDTLNYRVLSHTFKDHQKNYLLEIGKTTASINQYNKPLQRFALYVLVILIALTILIDLTFTRLIIRPLAKIIKSKLVSRKFPFEDQPQLIRTSTTDFKYLDESLTALMNQINEAFHKEREFTSNASHELMTPISILQNKMENLLAEEVLDEPSTLAIIEMMKTVDRLKKISGSLLLISRIENEQYIRKEEVKSLELFNEIIEEISHRLEEKNIQIILHISENSMVRQVNRDLLFQLFFNLIHNAIKFNRQNGEIIIKDGYQKGGSYEITISDTGIGIPEEDLPFIFDRFRKTNLEESVGYGLGLAIVKSIAVYHNLRIEVRSEIKKGTTFNIVFPDYF, via the coding sequence ATGAAATTATCAACGAAACTTACCCTTTTTATCACGGGGTCTAAGCTGGCGATTGTGCTGCTTTTCATCCTCCTCCTTCCTTTCCTTGTCCGCCAGATCGCTTCAGAATACACCAATTACACCCTGCATCAACAACGAAAAAAGGTGCTGAGCATCGTCAAAAAGAACGGACTGGATTACTATTTCCAGGGCGACGATAATTATGGCAGCTATACGATGTTAAAAGAAGAGTTTATTGCCATCATTCCGGTTGCTGATTCCATGAATATCAACACCATTAAAGACTCCCAGCGTCTTTTGGAAAGAGATACGCTCAATTACAGGGTGCTCAGTCATACTTTTAAAGACCATCAGAAAAATTACCTGCTGGAAATTGGAAAGACCACTGCCAGCATCAATCAATACAACAAACCTTTACAACGGTTTGCCTTATATGTGTTAGTCATTTTAATCGCTTTAACTATTTTAATTGACCTTACCTTCACCCGTTTGATCATCCGTCCGCTAGCAAAAATTATTAAGAGTAAATTAGTCAGCCGGAAATTCCCTTTCGAAGATCAGCCACAGTTGATTCGAACAAGCACTACCGATTTCAAATACCTGGACGAGTCGCTCACTGCATTGATGAATCAGATCAATGAAGCCTTTCATAAGGAAAGAGAGTTTACCTCCAACGCTTCCCATGAACTCATGACCCCCATCAGCATTCTTCAAAATAAAATGGAAAACCTCCTCGCCGAAGAAGTGCTGGATGAGCCTTCCACGCTGGCAATTATAGAAATGATGAAAACTGTAGACCGGTTAAAGAAGATATCCGGTTCACTGCTGCTCATCTCCAGGATTGAGAACGAGCAATACATCAGAAAAGAAGAAGTTAAATCTTTAGAATTATTTAATGAGATTATCGAAGAGATCAGCCATCGGCTGGAAGAGAAAAACATACAAATTATCCTTCATATCTCCGAAAATTCAATGGTTAGGCAAGTCAACAGGGACCTGCTGTTTCAATTGTTTTTCAATCTTATTCATAATGCGATAAAGTTTAACCGTCAGAATGGAGAGATCATCATAAAAGACGGGTATCAAAAAGGAGGCAGTTATGAGATCACCATCAGCGACACCGGCATTGGCATTCCGGAAGAGGATTTGCCTTTTATCTTTGACCGTTTCAGGAAAACAAATCTCGAAGAAAGTGTTGGATACGGTCTTGGCCTCGCCATCGTGAAAAGCATTGCAGTCTACCATAACCTTAGGATAGAGGTCCGCTCTGAGATAAAAAAGGGAACCACCTTTAACATCGTGTTCCCTGATTACTTTTAA
- a CDS encoding DUF4382 domain-containing protein — protein MKKRILYAGLVILTVGLMVLNGCKKDGSNNTGGTTKVQIRMTDAPGDFDRINLSVKEIVLLSGGKPYVFAATVSTFNILDFRIGTSNPDILVASGEMPSGEISEIRLVLNDNNTIVVNGVTQDLKTPSGQSSGWKVKLSQNPSLVPGVTYSLLLDFDAAKSIVSTGNGKYLLKPVVRGITAATSGLISGTVMPLASHPEVLVIAGTDTVGTVADPLTGRFTVGGLAGGSYSVKFAPVIGYKDSTLTNVQVALGQNTSLGTVVLKQ, from the coding sequence ATGAAAAAGAGAATCTTATATGCCGGACTAGTCATACTGACGGTAGGACTAATGGTCCTTAACGGATGCAAGAAAGACGGTAGTAACAATACTGGTGGAACGACAAAAGTTCAGATCAGGATGACCGATGCGCCAGGGGATTTCGACAGAATCAACCTGAGTGTTAAAGAGATTGTGCTTTTATCTGGTGGTAAACCTTATGTATTTGCTGCAACGGTAAGTACTTTTAATATCCTTGATTTTAGGATTGGAACGAGCAATCCTGATATTTTAGTCGCTTCAGGAGAAATGCCTTCCGGCGAGATCAGCGAAATCAGATTGGTTCTTAACGACAACAATACAATCGTTGTAAATGGGGTAACACAGGATTTAAAGACGCCAAGCGGACAATCGTCAGGATGGAAAGTGAAGCTGAGTCAAAATCCTAGTTTGGTGCCGGGAGTAACTTATTCGCTGTTATTGGATTTCGATGCGGCAAAATCTATTGTGAGTACTGGTAATGGAAAATATTTACTGAAACCGGTAGTGCGTGGAATTACTGCTGCTACTTCAGGCCTGATCTCTGGTACAGTGATGCCTTTGGCCAGTCACCCTGAAGTATTGGTGATTGCCGGAACAGATACTGTAGGTACAGTAGCAGATCCTTTAACCGGTAGATTCACTGTGGGGGGCCTTGCAGGTGGAAGCTACTCCGTAAAATTCGCACCGGTTATTGGCTATAAAGACAGTACCCTAACGAATGTTCAGGTGGCTCTTGGTCAGAACACCAGTCTTGGAACTGTAGTGCTTAAACAATAG
- a CDS encoding LysR family transcriptional regulator, whose product MNTNDFKIFEAVAAHGSFTKAAEATFTVQSNVTARIKSLEEEFGVSLFTRTRRVQLTAAGETLLHYCKQISQLVEAAKRELSDNDQLIGHLKIGCIETTMALKVPGLIQRFNTMYPDIELEFKSAMSPDLIQEVMNYKLDAAFITAPITLPDLEQRLIKEEQLVIVSSGKYETLNDIILDPQVRIIVFEQGCVYRARLESWLSYQGIVNYKSTVVNSLEGIVNFVETGLAITILPLELIEQYYSNRKLRTFSIGKELGSTKTMIIYRKNREQDPLLKAFVEMYETH is encoded by the coding sequence ATGAACACCAATGATTTCAAAATATTTGAGGCAGTAGCTGCACATGGCAGTTTCACCAAAGCTGCGGAGGCTACTTTCACTGTTCAATCCAATGTAACGGCAAGGATCAAAAGTCTGGAAGAAGAGTTTGGTGTTTCCCTCTTTACCCGGACAAGAAGGGTACAACTCACTGCTGCCGGCGAAACACTCCTGCATTATTGCAAACAGATCAGCCAGCTGGTTGAAGCCGCGAAAAGAGAACTCTCCGACAATGATCAGCTCATCGGTCATTTAAAAATAGGTTGTATTGAAACCACCATGGCCTTAAAAGTCCCAGGGCTTATACAACGTTTCAACACCATGTACCCGGATATTGAACTGGAATTTAAATCGGCCATGTCTCCCGACTTAATCCAGGAAGTCATGAATTATAAGCTGGATGCCGCATTTATCACTGCACCAATCACCCTTCCTGATCTGGAGCAGCGGCTGATCAAAGAAGAACAGCTGGTAATCGTCAGTTCCGGCAAATACGAAACACTGAACGATATCATACTGGATCCGCAGGTAAGGATCATCGTCTTTGAACAAGGCTGTGTTTACAGGGCAAGACTGGAATCCTGGCTGAGTTATCAAGGGATCGTCAATTATAAAAGCACCGTTGTCAATTCTCTGGAAGGCATCGTCAATTTTGTAGAAACAGGCCTGGCCATTACCATATTGCCCCTGGAACTGATTGAACAGTATTATTCCAACAGAAAGCTGAGGACCTTTTCTATCGGGAAGGAACTGGGCAGCACAAAGACCATGATTATTTATAGAAAGAATAGAGAACAAGATCCCTTATTGAAGGCTTTTGTGGAAATGTATGAGACACATTAA